Proteins from a genomic interval of Rhodopseudomonas julia:
- the plsX gene encoding phosphate acyltransferase PlsX: protein MPSPLTISLDAMGGDAGPEMVIPGAAVALKRRPDLRFILYGQSEAVEPLLARYPDLAAASQFVHCEISVRMDDKPSQALRLGRWKSSMWRCVQAVRDGEADVAVSAGNTGALMAMSKFCLRTLPDIDRPAIAAMWPTLRGESIVLDVGATIGSDAKMLIHFAVMGAAMARALFGLERPTVGLLNIGAEEVKGVEEVREAGHILRAIDHPNFEYYGFVEGDDLGKGTVDVVVTEGFSGNIALKTAEGTARQIAEYLRSAMTRTLSAKIGYFFARSAFARLREKMDPRKVNGGLFLGLNGLVVKSHGGTDSEGFAAAIELGRDMVLGSLTSKIANDLEYTLGSMRKQFAEQTAAQAQTA from the coding sequence ATGCCGTCACCTCTCACCATCTCACTTGACGCCATGGGCGGCGATGCCGGTCCCGAAATGGTGATCCCTGGCGCAGCCGTGGCGTTGAAGCGTCGGCCGGATCTGCGTTTCATCCTTTATGGCCAATCCGAAGCGGTAGAGCCGCTGCTTGCCCGCTATCCCGATCTCGCCGCCGCCTCGCAGTTCGTGCATTGCGAGATTTCCGTGCGCATGGACGACAAACCGAGTCAGGCGCTTCGCCTCGGACGCTGGAAGTCGTCGATGTGGCGGTGTGTCCAGGCCGTGCGGGACGGAGAGGCGGATGTCGCTGTCTCCGCGGGAAACACCGGCGCGCTCATGGCGATGTCGAAGTTCTGTTTGCGCACGCTTCCCGATATCGACCGGCCGGCCATCGCTGCCATGTGGCCGACGCTGCGCGGCGAGAGCATTGTGCTCGATGTTGGCGCCACGATCGGCTCGGATGCGAAAATGCTGATCCATTTTGCGGTCATGGGCGCGGCCATGGCCCGTGCACTCTTCGGGCTGGAGCGGCCCACAGTCGGCCTTCTCAACATCGGCGCAGAAGAGGTGAAGGGTGTCGAAGAGGTGCGCGAGGCGGGCCATATTCTGCGCGCCATCGACCATCCCAACTTCGAGTATTATGGCTTCGTCGAGGGCGATGATCTCGGCAAGGGAACGGTCGACGTCGTCGTCACGGAAGGCTTTTCCGGCAACATCGCCTTGAAGACCGCCGAGGGGACCGCACGGCAGATCGCCGAATATCTCCGTTCGGCGATGACGCGCACGCTGTCCGCCAAGATCGGCTATTTCTTCGCGCGCTCTGCCTTTGCACGCCTTCGGGAAAAGATGGACCCACGCAAAGTCAACGGCGGTCTTTTCCTTGGCCTCAATGGCCTGGTTGTGAAGAGCCATGGCGGCACGGATTCGGAAGGCTTTGCTGCCGCCATCGAGCTCGGCCGCGATATGGTGCTCGGAAGTCTCACCAGTAAGATCGCCAACGATTTGGAATACACCCTCGGATCGATGCGCAAGCAATTCGCCGAGCAAACCGCCGCGCAGGCACAGACCGCATGA
- a CDS encoding YceD family protein, with protein MNTASFAKPLRLVEIPASGRRLHLEANPAEREKIAAQLGIPSVEELSAEVAVTPMAGDHYRVEGHISGRVARRCVVTLTPLEEEVSEDVHLVLRPPKPGESRDGGGEASGERSHDPFEVEVDGAEDTEPYFGDRVDLGPLLVEYVALGLDPYPRVAGAEFKEHVEDDTVEASPFAVLERLKQQRN; from the coding sequence ATGAACACCGCGTCTTTCGCCAAGCCGTTGCGCCTGGTCGAGATACCCGCCTCCGGACGCAGACTGCATTTGGAGGCAAATCCGGCTGAGCGCGAGAAAATTGCCGCTCAGCTTGGTATCCCCTCCGTGGAAGAGCTTTCTGCTGAGGTCGCCGTGACGCCGATGGCAGGTGACCATTACCGGGTCGAGGGACACATTTCCGGCCGTGTGGCGCGGCGTTGCGTCGTGACATTGACGCCTCTTGAGGAAGAAGTGTCCGAGGATGTGCACCTTGTCCTGCGGCCGCCCAAGCCCGGCGAATCGCGCGATGGCGGCGGCGAGGCGAGCGGTGAGCGTTCACACGATCCGTTCGAGGTTGAGGTTGATGGAGCAGAAGACACCGAACCCTATTTCGGAGATAGGGTCGACCTCGGACCTTTGCTCGTCGAATATGTGGCGCTTGGTCTCGACCCCTATCCGAGGGTTGCGGGAGCGGAATTTAAGGAACATGTGGAGGATGATACGGTGGAGGCATCTCCCTTTGCCGTGTTGGAGCGTCTGAAGCAGCAACGCAACTGA
- a CDS encoding ubiquinol-cytochrome C chaperone family protein codes for MGWFQSRKRQERERAGALYWATAAAARHPQLYEEYGVDDTVDGRFEMLSLHLFAVVHRLTFGPDPEPELARLTTEAFVVDMDATYRDIGVSDRRIPKRMKTLFSSYGGRLGAYGSALSGDDDALEGAIARNIFGGENDSGASRRLAVYLRALLAWLDDVPSATLKDGHIVFPDPISLVAENN; via the coding sequence ATGGGTTGGTTTCAAAGCCGCAAACGGCAGGAGCGCGAGCGCGCAGGCGCACTTTATTGGGCGACGGCTGCTGCTGCGCGTCATCCGCAACTCTACGAAGAATATGGTGTCGATGACACGGTCGACGGCCGCTTTGAGATGCTCTCCCTGCATCTCTTTGCGGTTGTTCATCGCCTGACCTTTGGGCCCGATCCGGAGCCGGAGCTTGCTCGCCTGACCACGGAAGCCTTCGTCGTCGACATGGATGCCACTTACCGAGACATCGGTGTCAGCGATCGACGTATCCCAAAGCGGATGAAGACGCTTTTCTCCTCCTATGGCGGCAGGCTCGGGGCCTATGGCTCCGCGCTATCTGGAGACGACGACGCGCTTGAAGGTGCGATTGCCCGCAATATCTTTGGTGGAGAAAATGATTCGGGTGCGTCCCGGCGCTTGGCGGTATATCTGCGTGCGCTGCTTGCCTGGCTGGACGATGTTCCCAGTGCAACCCTGAAAGATGGGCACATCGTATTCCCGGACCCCATCAGCCTCGTTGCGGAGAACAACTGA
- a CDS encoding outer membrane protein assembly factor BamE, producing the protein MTKKTHVLALLVSVAAAGALGGCIGETQHRGYIANELALEQIPEGSSRDQVLIVLGTPSTTADFGGEVFYYISQTASRPVAFLNPHVVDQRVLAVYFGKDQTVTRVANYGLKDGKVFDFVSRTTPTAGKDFSFVSQLLSAAGRVAF; encoded by the coding sequence ATGACCAAAAAAACTCACGTTCTCGCCCTTCTCGTTTCGGTCGCCGCAGCCGGCGCCCTGGGGGGCTGCATCGGGGAAACCCAGCACCGCGGCTATATCGCCAACGAGCTCGCCCTGGAACAGATTCCGGAAGGATCGAGCCGCGACCAAGTGCTGATCGTGCTCGGCACCCCCTCCACGACCGCCGATTTCGGCGGTGAGGTGTTCTATTACATCTCGCAGACGGCTTCGCGACCGGTCGCATTCTTGAACCCGCATGTCGTCGACCAGCGCGTTCTCGCCGTCTATTTCGGCAAGGATCAGACCGTCACGCGCGTTGCAAATTACGGCTTGAAGGACGGCAAAGTCTTCGACTTCGTCTCTCGCACCACACCGACAGCCGGCAAGGACTTCTCGTTCGTGTCGCAGCTTCTTTCGGCCGCTGGACGGGTAGCGTTCTAG
- a CDS encoding sodium-translocating pyrophosphatase produces MILLYFVIACGVLSIVYAIWAIQSVMAADAGNARMQEIAGAIREGALAYLTRQYTTIAIVGVVVFILAWWLLSAEAAIGFLIGAVLSGAAGFIGMLVSVRANVRTAQAASISLGGGLEIAFKSGAITGLLVAGLALLGVSGYFTILTQFIGYGPTERVVIDALVALGFGASLISIFARLGGGIFTKGADVGGDLVGKVEAGIPEDDPRNPATIADNVGDNVGDCAGMAADLFETYAVTIVATMVLASIFFTGEQAITLMLFPLLIGATCVITSIAGTFFVKLGANNSIMGALYKGFIATAGLSAVALALIVLFFTGWGTVFTSPVGPSFSGGSLFFCGLVGLAVTGLIIWITEYYTGTNYRPVRSVADASVTGHGTNVIQGLAISMESTALPAIVIIAGILASYGLAGLFGIAIAVTTMLALAGMVVALDAFGPVTDNAGGIAEMADLPAEVRNTTDALDAVGNTTKAVTKGYAIGSAGLGALVLFAAYTSDLHFFAAEAAPGTFFDGVSVDFSLSNPYVVVGLLFGGLLPYLFGGIAMTAVGRAGGAVVEEVRRQFREKPGIMQGTERPDYKRAVDMLTKAAIREMIVPSLLPVLSPIVCFFVIYLIAGKSNGFASLGAMLLGVIVTGLFVALSMTAGGGAWDNAKKYIEDGHHGGKGSDAHKAAVTGDTVGDPYKDTAGPAVNPMIKITNIVALLLLAVLAH; encoded by the coding sequence ATGATTTTGCTTTATTTCGTCATAGCATGCGGTGTCTTGTCCATCGTCTATGCCATCTGGGCGATCCAGTCCGTCATGGCAGCCGATGCGGGCAATGCGCGCATGCAGGAGATCGCCGGGGCGATCCGTGAGGGTGCGCTCGCGTACCTCACGCGTCAGTACACGACCATCGCCATCGTCGGTGTGGTCGTTTTCATCCTGGCATGGTGGCTTCTTTCTGCAGAGGCGGCGATCGGCTTTCTGATCGGGGCGGTGCTCTCCGGAGCTGCCGGCTTCATCGGCATGCTGGTGTCGGTGCGTGCGAACGTACGTACGGCCCAGGCGGCTTCGATCTCGCTCGGCGGCGGTCTCGAGATCGCCTTCAAGTCGGGCGCCATCACGGGTCTTCTCGTGGCCGGCCTCGCACTTCTCGGCGTGTCGGGCTACTTCACCATCCTGACCCAGTTCATCGGCTACGGCCCGACCGAGCGTGTGGTGATCGATGCTCTCGTGGCTCTCGGCTTCGGTGCTTCGCTGATCTCCATCTTCGCCCGTCTCGGCGGCGGCATCTTCACCAAAGGTGCAGACGTCGGTGGCGATCTCGTCGGCAAGGTCGAAGCCGGTATTCCGGAAGACGATCCCCGCAACCCGGCCACGATCGCCGACAACGTCGGTGACAATGTCGGTGACTGCGCGGGCATGGCAGCCGACCTTTTCGAGACCTACGCGGTGACGATCGTCGCCACGATGGTTCTGGCCTCGATCTTCTTCACGGGCGAGCAGGCCATCACGCTCATGCTCTTCCCGCTGCTGATCGGCGCGACCTGCGTCATCACGTCGATTGCCGGCACCTTCTTCGTGAAGCTCGGCGCCAACAATTCCATCATGGGCGCGCTCTACAAGGGCTTCATCGCCACCGCCGGTCTGTCGGCCGTGGCCCTGGCGCTGATTGTGCTCTTCTTCACCGGTTGGGGCACCGTGTTTACGAGCCCTGTCGGTCCGTCCTTCTCGGGCGGCAGCCTGTTCTTCTGCGGTCTCGTCGGTCTTGCCGTGACGGGCCTGATCATCTGGATCACCGAGTATTACACCGGCACCAACTATCGCCCGGTGCGCTCGGTCGCTGATGCCTCCGTCACGGGTCACGGCACCAACGTCATTCAGGGCCTTGCGATCTCGATGGAATCGACGGCGCTTCCGGCGATCGTCATCATCGCGGGCATCCTGGCCTCTTATGGTCTTGCCGGCCTCTTCGGCATCGCCATTGCAGTGACGACGATGCTGGCTCTTGCCGGTATGGTCGTGGCCCTGGACGCTTTCGGCCCCGTCACCGACAATGCCGGCGGCATTGCGGAGATGGCCGATCTGCCGGCCGAAGTGCGCAACACGACCGACGCGCTCGACGCCGTCGGCAACACCACGAAGGCCGTCACCAAAGGCTACGCCATCGGCTCTGCCGGTCTGGGTGCCCTGGTGCTCTTCGCGGCCTATACCTCGGACCTCCACTTCTTTGCCGCAGAAGCGGCGCCGGGCACCTTCTTTGACGGTGTCAGCGTCGACTTTTCGCTGTCGAACCCATACGTCGTCGTCGGCCTGCTGTTTGGCGGTCTGCTGCCGTATCTCTTCGGCGGCATCGCTATGACGGCAGTCGGTCGCGCTGGCGGCGCGGTCGTGGAGGAAGTGCGTCGGCAGTTCCGTGAGAAGCCCGGCATCATGCAGGGCACCGAACGTCCGGATTATAAGCGTGCGGTCGACATGCTGACCAAGGCTGCGATCCGTGAAATGATCGTGCCATCTCTGCTGCCGGTCCTGTCACCGATCGTCTGCTTCTTCGTGATCTATCTGATCGCGGGCAAGTCGAATGGGTTCGCTTCTCTGGGCGCTATGCTCCTGGGCGTGATCGTCACCGGCCTTTTCGTCGCCCTCTCCATGACGGCCGGCGGTGGCGCTTGGGACAACGCCAAGAAGTACATCGAGGACGGACATCACGGCGGCAAAGGCTCCGATGCCCACAAAGCTGCGGTGACCGGTGATACGGTGGGTGATCCTTACAAGGACACGGCCGGACCGGCGGTGAACCCGATGATCAAGATCACCAACATCGTTGCGCTTCTGCTTCTGGCCGTCCTGGCCCACTAA
- a CDS encoding MFS transporter produces MDTSPDVVAHPPVDDRVARRNVVVLAAAQAIAGAGAPINFSISSLAAHMLLGPDKSWATLPLSAFVVGTAIGTMPAALLQRRIGRRFGLICGMLIGAMGALMEAVAVTVFSFPMLCLGAFMMGFTAAFVQQFRFAAADTASPSFRPKAMSYVLIGGVMAAIIGPQTVIHTRAAFPIEFVGAYVGAAGLMLLAAIVLAFLHAPSVTAVHAHAGRPLRKIAAQPRFIVAVACAVTAYALMNLMMTAAPLAMVGCGFPTDAAVLGIQWHVIAMFAPSFFTGSLILRFGAERVVAAGLVLLILCGFIALQGIDLINFWGALVVLGVGWNFGFLGATALVATTYEPVEKERVQGLNDLLVFATVALASFSSGQILSIGGWSAVALTVIPIAVVALLGLALLLLRRGRQEASR; encoded by the coding sequence ATGGACACGTCCCCCGACGTCGTCGCGCACCCCCCGGTGGACGACCGGGTCGCCCGACGCAATGTCGTGGTGCTTGCCGCGGCGCAGGCGATCGCCGGCGCCGGAGCCCCGATCAACTTTTCCATATCTTCGCTTGCGGCCCACATGCTCTTGGGGCCGGACAAGTCCTGGGCGACCTTACCGCTCAGCGCCTTCGTCGTTGGCACTGCGATCGGAACCATGCCGGCTGCGCTTCTGCAGCGGCGAATCGGGCGTCGGTTCGGCCTCATTTGCGGCATGCTGATCGGCGCAATGGGCGCACTCATGGAAGCGGTGGCCGTCACGGTCTTCTCGTTCCCGATGCTGTGCCTCGGCGCCTTCATGATGGGTTTCACCGCTGCTTTCGTGCAGCAGTTTCGCTTTGCTGCGGCCGATACGGCTAGTCCGTCCTTCCGGCCGAAAGCGATGTCATATGTGCTGATCGGTGGCGTGATGGCGGCCATCATCGGCCCGCAAACGGTCATCCACACCCGCGCGGCCTTCCCGATCGAGTTTGTCGGGGCTTATGTCGGTGCCGCCGGACTGATGCTGCTTGCAGCAATCGTGCTCGCGTTCTTGCATGCCCCGAGTGTGACGGCCGTCCATGCCCACGCAGGGCGCCCGTTGCGGAAGATTGCTGCTCAGCCTCGCTTCATTGTGGCCGTTGCCTGTGCCGTGACCGCCTATGCCCTCATGAATTTGATGATGACGGCCGCACCGTTGGCGATGGTCGGCTGCGGCTTTCCGACCGATGCGGCGGTTCTTGGCATCCAGTGGCATGTCATCGCAATGTTCGCTCCAAGCTTCTTTACTGGGTCTTTGATCCTGCGTTTTGGAGCAGAGCGCGTGGTCGCAGCCGGGCTTGTGCTGCTCATCCTGTGCGGCTTCATCGCCCTTCAAGGCATAGACCTCATCAACTTCTGGGGCGCGCTCGTTGTTTTGGGCGTTGGTTGGAATTTTGGCTTTCTCGGCGCGACGGCACTTGTGGCAACCACTTATGAGCCGGTCGAGAAGGAGCGGGTGCAAGGCCTTAACGACCTGCTCGTCTTTGCGACGGTGGCGCTGGCGTCGTTTTCTTCGGGCCAGATTCTGTCTATCGGCGGCTGGTCTGCAGTGGCGCTGACAGTGATACCGATCGCTGTCGTCGCTCTTCTTGGGCTTGCATTGCTTCTCTTGCGGCGTGGCCGTCAGGAGGCATCCCGCTAA
- the thiL gene encoding thiamine-phosphate kinase, producing the protein MDELELIDRFFRPLAGEGALGLLDDAGFVSPSSDRDLVVTKDMIAEGVHFLPGDPPETVARKALRVNLSDLAAKGAKPLGYLLALAQPPHCNEPWLKAFCEGLAGDQERYRIALIGGDTIASPDRITVSITAIGTLPTGTMVHRSGAKPGDILYLSGTIGGSNAGLSLLQDRSGAELDEEDRARLVLRYREPQPRTGLAEAVRRHASAALDISDGLAGDADKLASASGVRAVIEARHVPLDPALSKLFDHGFSLEKALTGGDDYEILAAIPPGEENAFKEAAARAEIPVTAIGRVEANGDRAVILKDGEEMAFSRRSFVHGQL; encoded by the coding sequence ATGGATGAGCTGGAACTGATTGATCGCTTCTTCCGTCCGCTCGCGGGAGAAGGTGCGCTCGGGCTTCTCGATGACGCGGGTTTCGTGAGCCCGTCTTCAGACCGGGATCTCGTCGTCACCAAAGACATGATCGCCGAGGGAGTGCATTTCCTTCCAGGCGATCCTCCGGAAACCGTGGCGCGCAAGGCACTGCGGGTCAATCTCTCAGACCTTGCAGCCAAAGGGGCAAAGCCTCTCGGCTATCTTCTCGCTCTTGCCCAACCCCCCCATTGCAACGAGCCCTGGCTCAAAGCTTTCTGCGAGGGGCTTGCCGGCGATCAAGAACGCTACCGTATCGCGTTGATCGGTGGCGACACGATCGCATCCCCGGATCGGATCACGGTCTCGATCACGGCGATCGGCACGCTGCCGACGGGCACCATGGTGCATCGCTCCGGGGCGAAGCCCGGCGACATTCTCTATCTTTCGGGAACGATCGGTGGATCGAACGCCGGCCTTTCGCTTCTCCAGGACCGATCGGGTGCGGAGCTTGATGAAGAAGACAGGGCACGGCTCGTTCTGCGTTATCGCGAGCCACAGCCGCGCACGGGCCTCGCTGAGGCCGTCCGTCGCCACGCCAGTGCGGCTCTCGACATTTCAGACGGGTTGGCCGGCGACGCCGACAAACTCGCCTCCGCAAGCGGCGTCCGCGCCGTGATCGAAGCACGGCACGTCCCGCTCGACCCCGCGTTAAGCAAGCTCTTCGACCATGGTTTCTCGTTGGAGAAGGCGCTGACCGGCGGCGATGATTACGAGATTCTGGCAGCAATCCCGCCGGGCGAGGAGAACGCCTTCAAAGAGGCTGCCGCACGCGCCGAGATACCGGTGACCGCCATCGGCCGCGTCGAGGCGAATGGCGATCGAGCCGTGATTCTGAAAGACGGGGAGGAGATGGCCTTTTCCCGTCGATCCTTCGTCCACGGCCAGCTGTAA
- the nusB gene encoding transcription antitermination factor NusB — MPESEPAIAARGANQRGAARLAAVQALYQMDVGRVSLPRVVAEFEAFRLGQELEGETLRSADAAFFRLLVAGVVEEQEVIDPLIHATLPPTWPLARLDVTLRSLLRCGVYELKSRRDVPARVVISEYLDVAHAFFEKEEPGLVNAVLDKVARDVRPDEFGKAGAG, encoded by the coding sequence TTGCCGGAAAGTGAGCCAGCGATAGCGGCCAGAGGGGCCAATCAGCGCGGTGCCGCGCGGCTCGCAGCCGTGCAGGCGCTCTACCAGATGGACGTCGGGCGGGTGAGCCTGCCGCGGGTCGTTGCTGAGTTCGAAGCCTTCCGCCTCGGTCAGGAGCTGGAAGGCGAAACACTGCGCAGCGCCGATGCTGCATTCTTTCGTCTTCTTGTTGCGGGCGTCGTGGAAGAGCAGGAGGTCATCGATCCGCTTATCCATGCGACGTTGCCGCCCACCTGGCCTTTGGCGCGGCTGGACGTGACGCTGCGATCGCTCTTGCGCTGCGGCGTCTACGAGTTGAAGTCGCGTCGCGACGTGCCGGCCCGTGTCGTGATCAGCGAGTACCTCGATGTGGCCCATGCCTTCTTCGAAAAAGAAGAGCCGGGCCTCGTCAATGCGGTGCTCGACAAGGTGGCGCGGGATGTGAGGCCTGACGAATTCGGCAAAGCGGGTGCCGGCTAA
- the ribH gene encoding 6,7-dimethyl-8-ribityllumazine synthase, which produces MSHFLLIEARFYRDLSDELARGAIAELERRGVTYDRIAVPGVLEIPGALSMALIAAEEGNISAYDGFVLLGCVIRGETSHYDIVAVESARAVMDLVSAYGLALGNGVLTVENGDQAWARAGVDGKNKGAAAAAAACEMAELRERWGLAGK; this is translated from the coding sequence ATGAGTCATTTTTTGTTGATTGAGGCGCGGTTCTACCGCGACCTCTCAGACGAGCTCGCCCGCGGAGCAATCGCGGAGCTGGAACGTCGTGGCGTCACCTACGACCGCATCGCCGTCCCGGGCGTGCTCGAAATTCCGGGCGCCCTTTCTATGGCCTTGATTGCGGCCGAAGAGGGAAACATAAGCGCCTATGACGGTTTCGTTCTCCTGGGCTGTGTGATCCGCGGAGAGACATCGCACTACGATATCGTTGCCGTAGAATCGGCACGCGCCGTGATGGATCTGGTTTCTGCCTACGGCCTCGCGCTCGGAAACGGCGTCTTGACCGTTGAAAACGGCGATCAGGCATGGGCCCGGGCCGGCGTTGATGGGAAGAACAAGGGCGCGGCTGCGGCTGCGGCGGCCTGTGAAATGGCCGAGTTGCGTGAAAGGTGGGGTCTTGCCGGAAAGTGA
- a CDS encoding riboflavin synthase encodes MFTGIITDVGEVLTTSDLAAGRRFEIATTYDPETIAIGASIACAGTCLTVIELGTTQGGGWFAVEASTETLERTALGSWQTGTRINLERALRASDELGGHIVTGHIDGVAEIIERADEGDMAKFTFAVPDDLARFIAEKGSVALDGTSLTVNTVEGNTFTIMLIPHTLQATTWGEKKVGDHVNLEIDLMARYLARLQSA; translated from the coding sequence ATGTTCACAGGCATCATCACCGATGTCGGCGAAGTCCTGACCACTTCCGACCTTGCGGCCGGGCGCCGCTTCGAGATCGCCACAACCTACGATCCGGAAACGATCGCGATCGGTGCCTCGATTGCCTGCGCCGGCACCTGCTTGACGGTGATCGAGCTCGGCACGACCCAAGGCGGTGGCTGGTTTGCGGTCGAAGCCTCGACGGAGACTTTGGAACGCACCGCCCTTGGCAGCTGGCAGACGGGAACGCGGATCAATCTTGAACGCGCGCTGCGGGCCTCCGACGAGCTGGGTGGCCACATCGTGACCGGGCATATCGACGGAGTGGCCGAGATCATTGAGCGCGCGGACGAGGGCGACATGGCGAAGTTCACCTTCGCCGTTCCCGATGATCTCGCGCGCTTCATCGCCGAAAAAGGCTCTGTCGCCCTTGATGGCACGTCGCTCACCGTCAACACGGTGGAAGGCAACACGTTTACCATCATGCTCATTCCTCACACACTCCAGGCCACCACCTGGGGCGAAAAGAAAGTCGGCGATCACGTCAACCTTGAGATCGACCTCATGGCGCGCTACCTCGCCCGTCTTCAAAGCGCATAA
- the ribD gene encoding bifunctional diaminohydroxyphosphoribosylaminopyrimidine deaminase/5-amino-6-(5-phosphoribosylamino)uracil reductase RibD → MSEAQPLDLDSRFLAAAIRLGRLSLGEAAPNPAVGAIAVKDGAIVGRGRTAIGGRPHAETAALAEAGDRARGGTLYVSLEPCAHHGRTPPCADAIVDAGIARVVMPIRDPDQRVDGKGVAKLRAAGIEVREGLLAEAAEEAHQGYLMRTIEGRPYVLLKLAVSADEGIGLKGSGQIAITGPLARRHVQALRSRVDAILVGAGTLRADDPLLTCRLPGLMARSPVRAVLSRSGVLPEHAKMFVAGPDTWVLSPRPPSLVMQELMEARDGALRWLVLNGEGDNVGAALARLGTAGINTLMVEGGAQTAAAFLEAGLVDELLLFRSSADLGGERIAAFANGPVSDMIAPFRAVERRRFGPDDFIRYKRAA, encoded by the coding sequence ATGTCTGAGGCCCAGCCTCTGGATCTCGACAGTCGCTTTCTTGCCGCCGCAATCCGGCTCGGTCGCTTGTCGCTTGGAGAGGCGGCGCCAAACCCCGCCGTGGGCGCCATCGCCGTAAAGGATGGCGCCATCGTCGGGCGCGGACGCACCGCGATCGGCGGTCGCCCGCATGCCGAGACGGCGGCACTTGCCGAAGCCGGCGACAGAGCGCGGGGAGGGACATTGTACGTGTCTCTGGAACCCTGCGCCCACCATGGCCGGACGCCGCCTTGCGCCGACGCGATCGTGGACGCGGGCATTGCCCGCGTGGTGATGCCGATCCGCGATCCCGATCAGAGGGTCGACGGCAAAGGTGTCGCAAAGCTCCGCGCGGCCGGCATCGAGGTGCGGGAAGGTCTTCTGGCGGAGGCGGCCGAAGAGGCCCATCAGGGGTATCTGATGCGGACCATCGAGGGCCGGCCGTATGTTCTCCTTAAGTTGGCGGTCTCGGCGGACGAAGGCATCGGCCTCAAGGGGAGCGGACAGATTGCCATCACGGGACCGCTCGCGCGACGCCACGTCCAGGCGCTGCGAAGCCGCGTCGATGCCATTCTCGTTGGTGCTGGAACCTTGAGGGCGGACGATCCGCTTCTGACCTGCAGGCTGCCGGGCCTGATGGCGCGATCGCCGGTTCGAGCGGTCCTGAGCCGGTCGGGCGTTTTGCCTGAGCACGCCAAAATGTTCGTCGCCGGTCCTGACACCTGGGTATTGAGCCCGCGCCCTCCCTCGCTCGTCATGCAAGAGCTGATGGAGGCACGCGACGGTGCGTTGCGGTGGCTTGTGCTGAACGGGGAGGGCGACAATGTCGGCGCGGCGCTCGCCCGCCTCGGCACGGCCGGCATCAACACCTTAATGGTCGAAGGCGGGGCGCAAACCGCCGCCGCGTTCCTCGAAGCCGGGCTCGTCGACGAGCTGCTCCTTTTTCGCAGCTCTGCTGACCTCGGCGGCGAACGTATTGCCGCTTTTGCCAACGGACCTGTTTCCGATATGATCGCCCCATTCCGTGCCGTCGAGCGGCGGCGTTTCGGACCCGATGATTTCATCCGCTACAAGCGAGCAGCCTAA
- the nrdR gene encoding transcriptional regulator NrdR, with product MRCPYCGADNSQVKDSRPTEDGNAIRRRRVCGDCGGRFTTFERVQLRELTVVKKSGRRVPFDRDKLMRSVQVAVRKRDVDPDRVERMVSGIVRQLESRGESEIPSSDIGILLMEGLRRLDDVAYVRFASVYRDFREAKDFEELLTEISGGRHDDLNRDIKERLELPERPFDDDV from the coding sequence ATGCGCTGTCCCTATTGCGGGGCCGACAATTCGCAGGTGAAGGATTCCCGGCCGACGGAGGACGGGAATGCCATCCGCAGACGGCGTGTCTGCGGCGATTGCGGCGGCCGCTTTACGACCTTTGAGCGCGTGCAATTGCGCGAGCTCACCGTCGTGAAAAAGTCCGGTCGTCGCGTGCCCTTCGATCGCGACAAGCTGATGCGTTCGGTCCAGGTCGCGGTGAGAAAACGCGACGTCGATCCAGATCGCGTTGAGCGCATGGTATCGGGGATCGTCCGACAGCTCGAATCGCGCGGTGAATCGGAAATTCCCTCAAGCGATATCGGCATTCTCCTCATGGAGGGTCTGCGCCGCCTCGATGACGTGGCCTATGTGCGTTTTGCCTCCGTCTATCGGGATTTCCGCGAAGCCAAAGACTTCGAGGAATTGCTGACGGAAATCAGCGGCGGCCGCCACGACGATCTCAACCGCGACATCAAGGAGCGTCTGGAGCTTCCCGAGCGTCCTTTCGACGACGATGTCTGA